In a genomic window of Gloeocapsopsis dulcis:
- the hemB gene encoding porphobilinogen synthase, with translation MSSLIVPTNEISLTTDALLMRPRRLRRTPALRRMVSETQLSVNDLIYPLFVMEEEGKIEVSSMPGCYRYSLELLLEEVAQVYQLGINAIALFPVISEKKKDDTGSESYNPEGLVQQTVKAIKQAVPEIVVITDVALDPFTTHGHDGLVDENGTILNDPTVEVLVKMALAQAAAGADMVAPSDMMDGRIGAIRKALDAQGYINVGILAYSAKYASAYYGPFRDALDSAPQFGDKKTYQMDTANVREALKEVFLDVAEAADIVMVKPALAYLDIIHQVRHATHLPVAAYNVSGEYAMIKAAAQQGWIDEKQVILETLTSMKRAGADLILTYFAKEVALILAS, from the coding sequence ATGTCCTCACTAATTGTTCCAACCAACGAAATTTCCTTGACAACTGATGCACTACTTATGCGCCCGCGCCGCTTGCGCCGGACACCTGCATTACGGCGGATGGTAAGTGAAACACAATTGAGTGTAAATGATTTGATTTATCCTCTGTTTGTGATGGAGGAGGAAGGTAAAATCGAAGTATCTTCGATGCCAGGATGCTACCGCTATTCGCTGGAGTTATTGCTAGAAGAAGTTGCACAAGTGTATCAGTTGGGGATAAATGCGATCGCACTTTTTCCAGTCATTTCTGAAAAGAAGAAAGATGATACAGGTAGTGAAAGTTATAATCCAGAAGGCTTGGTACAGCAAACCGTCAAAGCAATTAAACAAGCTGTTCCAGAAATTGTTGTCATTACCGATGTTGCACTCGATCCCTTTACAACGCACGGACATGATGGATTAGTTGATGAAAATGGCACGATTCTAAATGATCCTACTGTAGAAGTTTTAGTGAAAATGGCACTAGCGCAAGCCGCAGCGGGTGCAGATATGGTTGCACCTTCAGATATGATGGATGGGCGTATAGGTGCAATTCGTAAAGCTTTAGACGCTCAAGGTTATATTAATGTCGGAATTCTGGCGTATTCTGCTAAGTATGCATCAGCTTATTATGGTCCATTTCGCGATGCGTTAGACTCTGCACCTCAATTCGGAGACAAGAAAACCTATCAAATGGATACAGCTAATGTAAGAGAAGCTTTGAAGGAAGTTTTTCTCGATGTTGCGGAAGCTGCAGATATAGTAATGGTGAAACCTGCTCTAGCTTATCTTGATATTATCCATCAAGTACGCCATGCAACTCATTTACCTGTTGCAGCATACAACGTTAGTGGCGAGTATGCGATGATTAAAGCAGCTGCACAACAAGGTTGGATTGATGAGAAGCAAGTCATTTTAGAAACTTTGACGAGTATGAAACGGGCGGGTGCAGATTTGATTTTGACGTATTTTGCTAAGGAAGTTGCGTTGATTTTAGCTTCTTGA
- a CDS encoding class I SAM-dependent methyltransferase: MTTTAKEATDKISGVSETLMITLYARYVESQRQDAILRDNKATEIVEKIDYDFSKYAQGWASQLGCVIRAEVYDRLVLQFIQNHPKATIINLGAGLCTRFFRVDNGEITWYEVDFPEVIDLKRKLIDEGNRYRFIASSILETTWIEEIQRVAPVLIMMEGVSMYLTEVEMKTLFQSIVRHLAPVIILMDVIATKRAKNTKKHDTVSKTTAEFKWGLDNSKKLESWGQGIKVTDEIYYLTRFANYPDRLPWWGRYLRFILSAMFKNFGRVIQVEISK, encoded by the coding sequence ATGACTACTACAGCAAAAGAAGCTACAGATAAGATTTCTGGTGTTTCGGAAACTTTGATGATTACGCTGTATGCACGGTATGTGGAATCGCAGCGCCAGGATGCAATTCTTAGGGATAATAAAGCAACAGAAATTGTTGAGAAGATTGATTATGATTTTTCAAAGTATGCTCAAGGATGGGCATCGCAGCTTGGATGTGTGATTCGTGCAGAGGTTTACGATCGCCTAGTTTTGCAATTTATTCAAAATCATCCCAAAGCAACTATTATTAATTTAGGGGCAGGGCTTTGTACTCGTTTTTTTCGCGTTGATAATGGAGAAATAACTTGGTATGAGGTCGATTTTCCTGAAGTTATTGACCTGAAACGTAAGTTGATAGATGAAGGCAATCGCTACCGTTTTATTGCTAGCTCTATCTTAGAAACTACTTGGATCGAGGAGATTCAACGCGTAGCACCAGTATTAATTATGATGGAAGGAGTATCAATGTATCTTACAGAAGTAGAGATGAAAACTCTATTTCAAAGTATTGTTCGTCACCTTGCACCTGTAATAATATTGATGGATGTCATTGCTACTAAAAGAGCAAAGAATACAAAGAAACATGACACTGTTTCTAAAACTACTGCAGAATTTAAGTGGGGATTGGATAACTCCAAAAAATTAGAAAGTTGGGGACAGGGAATTAAAGTTACTGATGAGATTTACTATTTGACTCGTTTTGCTAATTACCCAGATCGCTTACCTTGGTGGGGTAGATATTTGCGGTTTATTCTTTCTGCTATGTTTAAAAACTTTGGTCGAGTGATTCAAGTGGAAATTAGTAAATAA
- a CDS encoding DoxX family protein: protein MSSTYNTHRRKEILRGVLAVSLIIVGITHFIRPEQYARIVPPPFPPVASVYLSGVLEILGAIGLLIPTVSVTAAWFLIALFIGVFPANIYMTLHNIKVEGIPHSQLLYLARLPLQAVLIAWAYWYTRNPETQLETTDG from the coding sequence ATGTCTTCTACGTACAACACTCATCGCCGTAAAGAAATTCTTCGGGGTGTTCTTGCCGTATCTTTAATTATTGTCGGTATTACGCATTTTATCCGACCAGAACAATATGCGCGTATTGTACCGCCACCGTTTCCACCCGTTGCTTCAGTTTATTTGAGTGGTGTACTTGAGATTCTTGGTGCTATCGGCTTATTGATTCCTACAGTAAGCGTAACAGCAGCATGGTTTTTGATTGCTTTATTTATCGGGGTGTTTCCGGCGAATATCTACATGACTTTACACAATATTAAAGTTGAGGGAATTCCTCATAGTCAATTGCTTTATTTAGCAAGGCTACCGTTGCAAGCTGTATTAATTGCCTGGGCATATTGGTATACTCGAAATCCAGAGACACAATTAGAAACGACAGACGGCTAA
- a CDS encoding SufE family protein, which yields MTSTAAPLPNSLARVVQRFQRLSNPKQRYEQLVWYAKRLKEFPEGDKVPENKVPGCVSQVYITAGLDQGKVWYQGDSDSALVKGLVALLVEGLSGLSPEEILQVSPEFIKDTGLNASLTPSRSNGFYNIFQKMKEKALQFLSK from the coding sequence ATGACTTCTACCGCAGCACCTTTACCAAATTCACTTGCGCGTGTTGTACAGCGCTTTCAACGACTTTCTAACCCAAAGCAACGATATGAGCAGTTGGTTTGGTATGCTAAACGGCTAAAGGAATTTCCAGAAGGCGACAAAGTGCCAGAAAATAAAGTTCCAGGTTGTGTTTCACAGGTGTATATTACTGCGGGGCTAGATCAAGGAAAAGTTTGGTATCAAGGCGATTCGGATTCAGCACTAGTGAAAGGATTAGTTGCTCTATTGGTTGAAGGTTTGAGTGGATTGTCACCCGAAGAGATTTTGCAAGTGTCTCCAGAGTTTATTAAGGATACCGGATTAAATGCGAGTCTGACACCTTCGCGCAGTAATGGTTTCTACAATATCTTTCAAAAAATGAAGGAAAAGGCTTTGCAGTTTTTGAGCAAGTAA